A single window of Paenibacillus sp. SYP-B4298 DNA harbors:
- a CDS encoding GNAT family N-acetyltransferase — MTIKIIDMEKEGLHKLGEIDRSEFVRRIHVYTSGSLQTQELNKDVPRWSEDEVEDFIRALTLKIEGGGKLVGAFDNHLLVGIAALGGEFIGENRDELQMAFLYVSHAYRRQGIAHRLMDRMCELARERGAKRLYISATETESAVGFYLNYGCRLASDVNAELYALEPHDIHMVKDV, encoded by the coding sequence GTGACTATTAAAATCATAGATATGGAGAAAGAAGGGCTTCACAAGCTTGGCGAGATCGACCGCTCGGAATTTGTGCGTCGAATCCATGTCTATACGAGCGGTTCTCTTCAGACCCAAGAGTTGAATAAGGATGTCCCGAGATGGAGCGAAGACGAAGTTGAAGATTTCATCCGAGCGTTGACCCTGAAAATCGAGGGAGGGGGCAAGCTCGTAGGAGCATTTGACAATCATCTGCTAGTGGGAATTGCCGCGTTGGGCGGTGAATTTATCGGTGAGAATCGAGATGAGCTGCAGATGGCGTTCCTTTATGTAAGTCATGCCTACAGAAGACAAGGGATTGCCCACCGCTTGATGGATCGGATGTGTGAGCTGGCCAGAGAACGAGGAGCGAAACGCTTGTATATCTCTGCGACAGAAACCGAATCGGCGGTTGGATTTTATTTGAACTATGGATGCAGGCTGGCTTCAGATGTGAATGCCGAGCTGTATGCTCTTGAGCCGCATGATATTCATATGGTCAAGGATGTATAG